In a single window of the Novosphingobium sp. IK01 genome:
- a CDS encoding acyl-CoA dehydrogenase family protein, whose product MATHAHSDPYSEHHPDLSDAALARLTHELAHWAQDYDRNPRFPREAFDILAREGLIGLTVAKRLGGAGAGLVDALRVLGAVAKGEPSTALILFMTYAFHAAPDKGRRWDRALYERLAREAATGAGLVGTFRVEPELGTPVRGGLPATTARRAGSGWLLSGEKIYSTGSSGLDWFAVWARTEEDPVRVGLFLVKPDSAGITILPEWDHLGMRATVSHKVVFDDTPVPPALAVDLRAPEDWAPRPEDGSALVWNALAIATIYDGVARAARDWLVGYLNARKPANLGAALATLPRVQEKVGEIEALLHANRVLIDEAARLADAGLGPGATQANLVKHLANANAIKAVEIGLELTGNPGISRANPLERHYRDVLCSRIHSPQADTVLVAAGKAALSLPGGFPAR is encoded by the coding sequence ATGGCGACGCATGCCCATTCCGATCCGTATTCCGAACATCACCCCGACTTGTCCGACGCCGCCCTCGCGCGGCTGACCCACGAACTGGCCCACTGGGCGCAGGATTATGACCGCAATCCCCGCTTTCCGCGCGAGGCCTTCGACATTCTCGCCCGCGAGGGCCTGATCGGCCTGACTGTGGCCAAGCGGCTGGGCGGGGCCGGGGCAGGGCTGGTCGATGCGCTGCGCGTGCTGGGCGCGGTGGCCAAGGGAGAGCCTTCGACCGCGCTGATCCTGTTCATGACTTATGCGTTCCACGCGGCGCCCGACAAGGGGCGCCGCTGGGACCGCGCGCTCTACGAACGCCTCGCGCGCGAGGCGGCGACGGGGGCGGGCCTTGTCGGCACGTTCCGGGTCGAGCCCGAACTGGGCACCCCGGTACGCGGCGGTCTTCCGGCAACGACGGCGCGCCGCGCGGGAAGCGGCTGGCTGCTCTCGGGCGAGAAGATCTATTCGACCGGGTCGAGCGGGCTCGACTGGTTCGCCGTCTGGGCGCGGACCGAGGAAGACCCGGTGCGCGTGGGCCTGTTCCTGGTCAAGCCCGACAGCGCGGGGATCACCATCCTGCCCGAATGGGACCATCTGGGCATGCGCGCGACGGTCAGCCACAAGGTCGTGTTCGACGATACGCCGGTTCCGCCCGCGCTCGCTGTCGACTTGCGCGCGCCCGAGGACTGGGCCCCGCGTCCTGAAGACGGAAGCGCGCTGGTCTGGAACGCGCTGGCCATCGCCACGATCTACGACGGTGTGGCGCGCGCCGCGCGTGACTGGCTGGTGGGCTATCTCAATGCGCGCAAGCCCGCCAATCTGGGCGCCGCGCTCGCCACATTGCCGCGCGTGCAGGAAAAGGTCGGCGAGATCGAGGCCCTGCTCCACGCCAACCGCGTGCTGATCGACGAGGCCGCGCGCCTCGCCGACGCCGGGCTGGGGCCGGGCGCGACACAGGCCAATCTGGTCAAGCATCTGGCCAATGCCAATGCGATCAAGGCGGTCGAGATCGGCCTCGAACTGACCGGCAACCCCGGCATTAGCCGCGCCAACCCGCTCGAACGCCACTATCGCGATGTCCTGTGCAGCCGCATTCATTCGCCCCAGGCCGATACCGTGCTGGTCGCGGCGGGCAAGGCGGCGCTCTCTCTTCCGGGCGGATTTCCGGCCCGATGA
- a CDS encoding ABC transporter substrate-binding protein, whose amino-acid sequence MVTSSEFPVSSAGWSRRMVLAGTGAAFLAGCGRGGGAGRGALRVGITGKGENDARLLFSAAGIVPDFPITYAEFESGHLVVEALNSGALDFGGMSEIPPVFAAASTVQSFRQIGVLHGDVNNQAVLVPKGSTITGLAGLKGKRVGYVRATTTQYFLIQMLKSVGLGWGDIEPVAMSVADGAAAFEHGALDAWAIYGFPIQRAIATQGARVLRTALGFLSGNYVISVHRDVFGDPARADLVGRYLKLTRQAYGWAQANEKEWARVVAGAIGVPVAYVEAQFRAKSAPYALRRVSDEAIASQQAVADVFAAAGLIGRRVDMRPLWDTRFNSALPEA is encoded by the coding sequence ATGGTCACTTCGAGCGAATTTCCTGTTTCGTCCGCCGGTTGGTCCCGGCGCATGGTTCTGGCTGGCACGGGCGCGGCGTTTCTGGCCGGGTGTGGCCGGGGCGGAGGTGCAGGCCGGGGGGCCTTGCGCGTGGGCATTACCGGCAAGGGCGAGAACGACGCGCGCCTGCTGTTTTCCGCAGCCGGGATCGTGCCCGATTTCCCGATCACATATGCCGAGTTCGAATCCGGCCATCTGGTCGTCGAGGCGCTCAATTCCGGGGCGCTCGACTTTGGCGGGATGAGCGAGATTCCGCCCGTTTTCGCCGCGGCCTCGACCGTGCAGAGCTTCCGTCAGATCGGCGTCTTGCATGGCGACGTCAACAACCAGGCGGTGCTGGTCCCCAAGGGCTCGACGATCACGGGGCTGGCCGGTCTCAAGGGCAAGCGGGTGGGCTACGTCCGGGCTACCACCACCCAGTATTTCCTGATCCAGATGCTCAAGTCGGTCGGGCTGGGCTGGGGCGACATCGAGCCGGTGGCGATGAGCGTGGCCGATGGCGCGGCGGCCTTCGAGCATGGCGCGCTCGACGCCTGGGCGATCTATGGTTTTCCGATCCAGCGCGCCATTGCCACCCAGGGCGCGCGCGTGTTGCGGACGGCGCTGGGGTTCCTCTCGGGCAACTACGTAATTTCCGTTCACCGCGACGTGTTCGGCGATCCGGCCCGCGCCGATCTGGTCGGGCGCTACCTCAAGTTGACGCGGCAGGCCTATGGCTGGGCGCAGGCCAACGAGAAGGAATGGGCCCGCGTGGTGGCTGGTGCCATCGGTGTGCCGGTTGCCTATGTCGAAGCCCAGTTCCGCGCCAAGAGCGCGCCCTATGCGCTGCGCCGGGTGAGTGACGAAGCCATCGCCTCGCAGCAGGCCGTGGCCGATGTCTTTGCCGCCGCAGGCCTGATCGGCCGCCGCGTCGATATGCGCCCCTTGTGGGACACCCGTTTCAATTCCGCCCTTCCGGAGGCCTGA
- a CDS encoding chloride channel protein — protein MRRGFLHAGLSFAIRLTARQRRLLRESETAFIVLAALAGLAAGFSTNLLGFLAHAIQQVLYGLDGNRLSALGQIRHPWRLLALPAGGALLALWARHLRRRGRGLIDVVEANALHGGRIPPADNLIIAGQTVLSNGVGASVGLEAAYAQMGGGMASLIGQAMKLRRTDLRTLVGAGAGAAVGAAFNAPLAGAFYAFEIVIGSFVPGAVAPVMAAALAAAAISRLLGSEPWLIATTTAGRELTILHYVAFGILGLVCAMVGIALMRLVTAAEQGLQRLPWLTRVRPVLGGFLLMPLALLTPQSLSAGHGALHLNLALRPGLDFLTLVLVVKMTACAVALSSGFRGGLFFASLFLGSVVGQIFSIIAGQLVPGFALDPVDAALVGMAALSVAIVGGPMTLAMLMLEITHDFALMGLVLTASLVSTTLTRELFGYSFSTWRLHLRGSNIKGPRDIGWMLNLAAGRIMRRDWVSVSQDLTIAEFRAGHPLGASSKAILVDGEGRYGGILATASAYRPDLDPETRLHTLAQLENVTLAPTAGIRAVLALFDEHAADEIAVVDGVGHVQGVITERHARRRYLEEIDAAQRSAFSD, from the coding sequence ATGCGGCGCGGTTTCCTTCACGCGGGTCTTTCCTTTGCGATTCGGTTGACGGCGCGCCAGCGGAGGCTGCTGCGCGAGAGTGAAACCGCGTTCATCGTGCTGGCCGCGCTGGCCGGACTGGCCGCCGGGTTCTCGACCAATTTGCTGGGCTTTCTGGCCCATGCCATCCAGCAGGTGCTTTATGGCCTCGACGGAAACCGGCTGAGCGCGCTGGGGCAGATCCGTCATCCCTGGCGTCTGTTGGCGCTTCCGGCGGGGGGCGCCTTGCTGGCGCTCTGGGCGCGCCACTTGCGGCGGCGCGGGCGTGGACTGATCGACGTGGTCGAGGCCAATGCGCTTCATGGCGGGCGGATTCCGCCTGCCGACAACCTGATCATCGCCGGACAGACGGTCCTTTCCAACGGGGTGGGGGCCTCGGTCGGGCTTGAGGCGGCCTATGCCCAGATGGGCGGGGGCATGGCCTCGCTGATCGGGCAGGCGATGAAGCTGCGCCGGACCGATTTGCGCACGCTGGTGGGCGCGGGGGCCGGGGCGGCGGTGGGGGCGGCGTTCAATGCGCCGCTGGCCGGGGCCTTCTATGCCTTCGAGATCGTGATCGGCTCGTTCGTGCCGGGCGCGGTGGCGCCGGTCATGGCGGCGGCGCTGGCGGCGGCGGCCATATCGCGGCTGCTGGGCAGCGAGCCGTGGCTGATTGCGACGACGACGGCCGGGCGCGAACTGACCATCCTCCACTATGTCGCGTTCGGCATTCTGGGGCTGGTCTGCGCCATGGTCGGTATCGCGCTCATGCGGCTGGTGACGGCCGCCGAACAGGGCTTGCAGCGGCTACCGTGGCTGACGCGGGTGCGTCCGGTGCTGGGCGGGTTCCTGCTCATGCCGCTGGCCTTGCTCACGCCGCAGTCGCTCTCGGCCGGGCACGGGGCGCTGCATCTCAATCTGGCGCTGCGGCCGGGCCTCGATTTCCTGACGCTGGTGCTGGTGGTCAAGATGACCGCCTGCGCGGTGGCGCTGTCGAGCGGGTTTCGTGGCGGGCTGTTCTTTGCCTCGCTGTTCCTGGGCTCGGTGGTCGGGCAGATTTTCTCGATCATCGCGGGGCAACTGGTGCCCGGTTTCGCGCTCGACCCTGTCGATGCCGCGCTGGTGGGCATGGCGGCGCTGAGCGTGGCGATCGTCGGCGGGCCGATGACGCTGGCCATGCTGATGCTGGAGATTACCCACGATTTCGCGCTGATGGGGCTGGTGCTGACCGCCTCGCTGGTCTCGACCACGCTTACCCGCGAGCTTTTCGGCTATTCGTTCTCGACATGGCGCCTGCACTTGCGCGGCAGCAACATCAAGGGCCCGCGCGACATCGGCTGGATGCTCAATCTGGCTGCCGGGCGGATCATGCGGCGCGACTGGGTCAGCGTTTCGCAGGATCTGACCATCGCCGAATTTCGCGCGGGGCACCCGTTGGGCGCGTCGAGCAAGGCGATCCTCGTCGATGGCGAGGGACGCTATGGCGGCATTCTGGCGACGGCGAGCGCCTATCGCCCCGATCTCGACCCTGAAACGCGCCTGCACACGCTGGCCCAGCTCGAAAACGTCACGCTGGCGCCCACGGCGGGCATCCGCGCGGTGCTGGCCCTGTTCGACGAGCATGCCGCCGACGAGATCGCGGTCGTCGATGGCGTCGGGCATGTGCAGGGGGTGATCACCGAGCGTCATGCCCGGCGGCGCTATCTCGAAGAAATCGATGCGGCGCAGCGCTCGGCTTTCTCGGATTGA
- a CDS encoding inositol monophosphatase family protein, with the protein MMAISGLVRVMERAARKAGTRLRRDFGEVEHLQVSRKGPADFVSKADKAAERTLYEELRAARPDWNFLMEESGKIEGDPTKPRWIIDPLDGTTNFLHGIPHFAISIAVQEALPDGSGWGEVIAGLVYQPMTDESFWAEKSRGAWLQDRRLRVSARRHLDESVIATGIPFAGQGDMGEWTRIYHEIGTRVAGIRRFGAASLDLAWVAAGRYDGFWESSLKPWDTAAGCLLVREAGGFVSDYRGRSPQICDETVLAANDGLHSRLHKLVATAIRD; encoded by the coding sequence ATCATGGCGATTTCAGGTCTTGTCCGGGTGATGGAGCGTGCCGCGCGCAAAGCCGGCACGCGTCTGCGCCGTGACTTCGGTGAAGTCGAACACCTTCAGGTGAGCCGCAAGGGCCCCGCCGACTTCGTGTCGAAGGCGGACAAGGCGGCTGAGCGCACGCTCTACGAGGAACTGCGCGCCGCGCGTCCCGACTGGAACTTCCTGATGGAAGAGAGCGGCAAGATCGAGGGCGACCCGACCAAGCCGCGCTGGATCATCGATCCGCTCGATGGCACCACCAACTTTCTTCACGGTATCCCGCACTTTGCGATCTCCATCGCGGTGCAGGAAGCCCTGCCCGATGGTTCGGGCTGGGGCGAGGTGATCGCCGGTCTGGTCTACCAGCCGATGACCGACGAGAGCTTCTGGGCCGAGAAGAGCCGCGGCGCCTGGCTTCAGGACCGCCGCCTGCGCGTTTCGGCGCGTCGCCACCTCGACGAATCGGTGATCGCCACGGGCATCCCATTTGCCGGGCAGGGCGACATGGGCGAGTGGACGCGCATCTACCACGAGATCGGCACCCGCGTGGCGGGCATCCGCCGCTTCGGCGCGGCCTCGCTCGATCTGGCCTGGGTGGCCGCTGGCCGTTACGACGGCTTCTGGGAAAGCAGCCTCAAGCCCTGGGACACGGCGGCAGGCTGCCTGCTCGTGCGCGAGGCGGGCGGTTTCGTGTCCGACTATCGTGGCCGTTCGCCGCAGATCTGCGACGAAACGGTGCTGGCGGCCAACGATGGCCTCCACTCGCGCCTGCACAAGCTGGTCGCCACCGCGATCCGCGACTGA
- the efp gene encoding elongation factor P has protein sequence MKISGVDIRPGNILEYEKGIWKVAKTQHTQPGKGGAFMQVEMKNLIDGRKTNVRFRSADTVERVRLDTKDFQFLYAEGEDLVFMDVETYDQITLPRDLLGDAAAFLQDGMTVLLEMYDERPISVELPETVEATIVEADAVVKGQTASSSYKPAVLDNGVRILVPPHIESGTRIVVDVYERTYVGKAG, from the coding sequence ATGAAGATCAGCGGCGTGGACATCCGTCCGGGCAATATCCTGGAATACGAAAAAGGCATCTGGAAGGTTGCCAAGACCCAGCACACCCAGCCCGGCAAGGGCGGTGCGTTCATGCAGGTCGAAATGAAGAACCTGATCGACGGGCGCAAGACCAACGTGCGCTTCCGCAGCGCCGATACGGTCGAGCGCGTGCGTCTCGACACCAAGGACTTCCAGTTCCTCTATGCCGAGGGCGAAGACCTCGTGTTCATGGACGTGGAAACCTACGACCAGATCACCCTGCCGCGCGATCTTCTGGGCGATGCCGCTGCCTTCCTTCAGGACGGCATGACCGTTCTGCTCGAAATGTATGACGAGCGCCCGATCTCGGTCGAACTGCCCGAAACCGTCGAAGCCACCATCGTCGAGGCCGACGCCGTGGTGAAGGGCCAGACCGCTTCTTCGTCGTACAAGCCCGCCGTGCTCGACAACGGCGTGCGCATTCTGGTGCCGCCGCATATCGAAAGCGGCACGCGCATCGTGGTGGACGTCTACGAACGCACGTACGTCGGCAAGGCGGGTTGA
- a CDS encoding OPT family oligopeptide transporter, producing MTAKTHPHEPTPKELTWRGVALGALLTVIFTAANVYLGLRIGLTFATSIPAAVISMAILRLLPGSTIQENNIVQTIASSAGTLSAIVFVLPGLVMVGWWSGFPYWQSMAVIAIGGILGVMYSVPLRRALVTGSDLPYPEGVAAAEVLKVGAGEAGSEENRKGLAAVATGTALSAGYPLLAKLGVVAEEASGVFRLGGGATTAGGGLSLALIGVGHLVGLAVGLAILSGIVIGFGVLLPIYTAGGAPAGTDLADFVSGVFRAKIRFIGAGTIGVAAIWTLLRVIGPIVRGIAGALAASRARAAQGYAGLDLTERDLPIGLVGGTILALMLPIAGLLASFASGGPAADHLVATLVATVLYVLVAGVIIASVCGYMAGLIGASNSPISGVGILAALGIALVLLALFGHLADPASGKALVAFALFVTALVFGVATISNDNLQDLKTGELVGATPWRQQVALALGVVFGSLVIPPILSLLNSTFGFVGAPGAGPDALAAPQAALISAIIQGVLGQGLDWSLVGLGALIGAGAIAVDEILRARGKGALPALAVGMGMYLPMPTTLPVVVGAVLGHVYNRWAERQRDPALAERMGVLTATGLIVGDGLFNIAFAALVAGSGKADILAVAGTGAWAMPLGLALFAALVAYAYARMVRAVR from the coding sequence ATGACGGCCAAGACCCACCCACACGAACCCACGCCCAAAGAATTGACATGGCGCGGCGTCGCGCTCGGCGCGCTGCTCACGGTGATCTTCACCGCCGCCAATGTCTATCTGGGCCTGCGCATCGGGCTGACTTTTGCGACCTCGATCCCCGCGGCGGTGATCTCGATGGCGATCCTGCGGCTGCTGCCCGGATCGACCATTCAGGAAAACAACATCGTCCAGACCATCGCCAGTTCGGCGGGCACGCTTTCGGCGATTGTCTTCGTGCTGCCAGGTCTGGTCATGGTCGGCTGGTGGAGCGGCTTTCCCTATTGGCAGTCGATGGCGGTGATCGCCATCGGCGGCATTCTGGGGGTGATGTATTCGGTTCCGCTGCGCCGCGCGCTGGTGACCGGGTCGGACCTGCCCTATCCCGAGGGCGTGGCTGCTGCCGAAGTGCTCAAGGTCGGCGCGGGCGAGGCGGGCTCGGAGGAAAACCGCAAGGGTCTGGCCGCCGTGGCGACCGGAACGGCGCTGTCCGCCGGGTACCCGCTGCTGGCCAAGCTGGGCGTGGTGGCCGAGGAGGCGAGCGGGGTGTTCCGTCTGGGCGGCGGGGCAACAACGGCGGGGGGCGGGCTTTCGCTCGCGCTGATCGGGGTTGGCCATCTGGTCGGCCTTGCCGTGGGCCTTGCGATTTTGAGCGGGATCGTCATCGGCTTTGGCGTCCTGCTGCCGATCTATACCGCCGGGGGCGCACCAGCGGGTACCGATCTGGCCGATTTCGTCTCGGGCGTATTCCGCGCCAAGATCCGCTTTATCGGTGCCGGGACCATCGGCGTTGCCGCAATCTGGACCCTGCTGCGGGTGATCGGCCCGATCGTGCGCGGGATCGCGGGCGCGCTGGCGGCGAGCCGCGCGCGCGCGGCGCAGGGCTATGCCGGGCTCGACCTGACCGAGCGCGACTTGCCCATCGGCCTTGTCGGGGGCACGATCCTCGCGCTCATGCTGCCGATTGCGGGCCTTCTGGCGAGCTTTGCCAGCGGCGGCCCGGCGGCCGATCACCTGGTGGCGACGCTCGTGGCGACGGTGCTCTATGTTCTGGTCGCGGGCGTGATCATCGCTTCGGTCTGCGGCTATATGGCCGGGCTGATCGGGGCTTCGAACAGCCCGATCTCGGGCGTGGGCATTCTGGCGGCGCTGGGCATCGCGCTGGTCCTGCTGGCGCTGTTCGGGCATCTGGCCGATCCGGCATCGGGCAAGGCGCTGGTGGCCTTTGCCCTGTTCGTGACCGCGCTGGTCTTCGGCGTGGCGACCATTTCCAACGACAACCTGCAAGACCTCAAGACTGGTGAACTGGTCGGCGCGACACCGTGGCGCCAGCAGGTCGCGCTGGCGCTGGGCGTGGTGTTCGGTTCGCTGGTGATCCCGCCGATCCTCTCGCTGCTGAACAGCACGTTCGGGTTCGTCGGTGCGCCCGGTGCCGGGCCCGATGCCCTGGCTGCGCCGCAAGCCGCGCTGATTTCGGCGATCATCCAGGGCGTGCTGGGGCAGGGGCTCGACTGGTCGCTGGTGGGGCTGGGCGCGCTGATCGGCGCGGGGGCGATTGCCGTCGACGAGATCCTGCGCGCGCGCGGCAAGGGCGCCTTGCCCGCGCTGGCGGTGGGCATGGGGATGTATCTGCCGATGCCCACCACGCTGCCGGTCGTCGTCGGCGCGGTGCTGGGCCATGTCTACAATCGCTGGGCCGAACGCCAGCGCGATCCGGCACTGGCCGAGCGCATGGGGGTGCTGACCGCCACGGGCCTGATCGTGGGCGACGGGCTGTTCAACATCGCCTTTGCCGCGCTCGTGGCGGGAAGCGGCAAGGCCGACATTCTGGCCGTGGCGGGCACGGGGGCGTGGGCGATGCCGCTCGGGCTCGCGCTGTTTGCCGCGCTGGTCGCCTATGCCTATGCCCGGATGGTGCGGGCCGTGCGGTGA
- the thiE gene encoding thiamine phosphate synthase: protein MTDLASQLYLISPLDVTGAFPDRLARALDAGPVAAFQFRVKDIDEHGAARLAEPLQRICADRDVAFIVNDSVGLAKRLGADGVHLGQEDGDVAEARQRLGRDVQIGVTCHGSRHLAMEAGEAGADYVAFGAFFPSTTKDAKHRAEPDILTWWSTLFELPCVAIGGITQANCAPLVSAGADFLAVSAAVWNADGMNEAQAVAAFIEAIRAAPPRETEGLA, encoded by the coding sequence ATGACCGATCTTGCCAGCCAGCTTTATCTGATCTCGCCGCTCGATGTGACCGGCGCTTTCCCCGATCGCCTTGCCCGCGCGCTCGATGCCGGGCCGGTTGCGGCCTTCCAGTTCCGCGTCAAGGACATCGACGAGCATGGCGCGGCGCGTCTGGCCGAGCCGCTTCAGCGGATCTGCGCCGATCGCGACGTGGCCTTCATCGTCAACGATTCGGTCGGCCTCGCCAAGCGCCTGGGCGCCGACGGGGTCCATCTGGGGCAGGAAGACGGCGACGTGGCCGAGGCCCGCCAGCGTCTGGGCCGCGACGTGCAGATCGGGGTGACCTGCCACGGCAGCCGCCATCTGGCGATGGAAGCGGGCGAGGCCGGGGCCGACTACGTGGCCTTCGGCGCCTTTTTCCCGAGCACGACGAAGGATGCCAAGCACCGCGCCGAGCCCGACATCCTGACCTGGTGGTCGACCCTGTTCGAACTGCCCTGCGTGGCCATTGGCGGGATCACCCAGGCCAATTGCGCCCCGCTGGTGAGCGCGGGCGCCGATTTCCTCGCGGTGAGCGCGGCGGTGTGGAATGCCGATGGCATGAACGAGGCCCAAGCCGTGGCCGCCTTCATCGAGGCGATCAGGGCGGCCCCCCCGCGCGAGACCGAAGGTCTGGCCTGA
- a CDS encoding fructose bisphosphate aldolase, whose amino-acid sequence MNHAEMTEKMAAGHGFIAALDQSGGSTPKALKGYGVEADAYSSEEEMFGLIHEMRSRIIRSDAFSGDKVIGAILFERTMDGTVDGKPVPTALIEKGVVPFIKVDKGLEDEANGVQLMKPMPELDALVARSKALGVFGSKERSVIHSANAEGIAAVVKQQFEIGKQILAGGLMPIIEPEVNIKSETRAECDAILAAEILKELDALPEGVQVMLKLSLPKVPGTFDALVDHPKVLRVVALSGGFARPEACAELAKNKGIIASFSRALLEDLRYQMTPEEFDAALGGAIDEIFAGSVNKLVAA is encoded by the coding sequence ATGAACCACGCTGAAATGACCGAAAAGATGGCCGCCGGACATGGCTTCATCGCCGCTCTCGACCAGAGCGGGGGCTCGACCCCCAAGGCGCTCAAGGGGTACGGCGTCGAGGCCGACGCCTATTCGAGCGAAGAAGAGATGTTCGGTCTCATCCACGAGATGCGCAGCCGCATCATCCGCTCGGACGCCTTTTCGGGCGACAAGGTGATCGGCGCGATCCTGTTCGAACGCACCATGGACGGCACTGTCGATGGCAAGCCGGTTCCCACCGCGCTGATCGAAAAGGGCGTGGTGCCCTTCATCAAGGTCGACAAGGGCCTTGAGGACGAAGCCAACGGCGTGCAGCTGATGAAGCCGATGCCCGAACTCGACGCGCTCGTCGCCCGCTCGAAGGCGCTGGGTGTGTTCGGCTCCAAGGAACGCTCGGTGATCCACTCGGCCAATGCCGAAGGCATCGCCGCCGTGGTCAAGCAGCAGTTCGAGATCGGCAAGCAGATCCTTGCCGGTGGCCTGATGCCGATCATCGAGCCCGAAGTGAACATCAAGAGCGAAACCCGCGCCGAATGCGACGCGATCCTCGCCGCCGAGATCCTCAAGGAACTCGACGCCCTGCCCGAAGGCGTGCAGGTGATGCTCAAGCTCTCGCTGCCCAAGGTGCCCGGCACGTTCGACGCGCTGGTCGATCACCCCAAGGTGCTGCGCGTCGTGGCGCTCTCGGGCGGCTTTGCGCGCCCCGAAGCCTGCGCCGAACTGGCCAAGAACAAGGGCATCATCGCCAGCTTCAGCCGCGCCCTGCTCGAAGACCTGCGCTATCAGATGACGCCGGAAGAATTCGACGCGGCGCTGGGCGGCGCGATCGACGAAATCTTCGCCGGTTCGGTGAACAAGCTCGTCGCAGCCTGA
- a CDS encoding phosphoglycerate kinase, with the protein MTFKTLDDLVDVAGKAVLVREDLNVPMADGKVSDDTRLRAAVPTVTELADKGAKVLVLAHFGRPKGERSEANSLAQIVPAFAHVLGREVVFIADCAGAEAEAAVAALADGTIAVLENTRFHKGEEKNDPELVAAIAKLGQAYVNDAFSAAHRAHASTEGLAHVLPAYAGRAMQAELEALEKALGNPVKPVAAVVGGAKVSTKLDVLKHLVGKVDHLIIGGGMANTFLAARGVDVGKSLCEHDLTGTAEEILDNADKAGCTVHLPYDVVVSKEFAANPASLRTTNVHEVAADEMILDVGPAAVEALGDVLKTCRTLVWNGPMGAFEMAPFDAATVALARTAAALTKEGSLVSVAGGGDTVAALNHAGVAADFSYISTAGGAFLEWMEGKELPGVAALEA; encoded by the coding sequence ATGACTTTCAAGACTCTGGACGATCTTGTTGACGTGGCCGGCAAGGCCGTGCTGGTGCGTGAAGACCTCAACGTGCCGATGGCCGATGGCAAGGTGAGCGACGATACCCGCCTGCGCGCGGCTGTCCCCACGGTGACCGAACTGGCCGACAAGGGCGCCAAGGTGCTCGTCCTCGCGCACTTCGGCCGCCCCAAGGGCGAACGCAGCGAAGCCAATTCGCTGGCCCAGATCGTTCCGGCCTTCGCCCATGTGCTGGGCCGCGAAGTGGTCTTCATCGCCGATTGCGCCGGGGCCGAGGCCGAAGCGGCCGTGGCCGCGCTGGCCGATGGCACGATTGCCGTTCTGGAAAACACCCGCTTCCACAAGGGCGAGGAAAAGAACGATCCCGAACTCGTCGCCGCCATCGCCAAGCTGGGCCAGGCCTATGTGAACGACGCCTTTTCCGCCGCGCACCGCGCCCATGCCTCGACCGAGGGGCTCGCCCATGTGCTTCCCGCCTATGCGGGCCGCGCCATGCAGGCTGAACTCGAAGCGCTCGAAAAGGCGCTGGGCAACCCGGTCAAGCCGGTGGCAGCCGTCGTTGGCGGGGCCAAGGTCTCGACCAAGCTCGACGTGCTCAAGCACCTTGTCGGCAAGGTCGACCACCTGATCATCGGGGGCGGCATGGCCAACACCTTCCTCGCCGCGCGCGGCGTGGATGTGGGCAAGTCGTTGTGCGAACACGACCTGACCGGCACCGCCGAGGAAATCCTCGACAATGCCGACAAGGCCGGTTGCACCGTCCACCTGCCCTACGATGTCGTGGTCTCGAAGGAATTCGCGGCCAACCCGGCCTCGCTGCGCACCACCAATGTCCACGAAGTGGCCGCCGACGAGATGATCCTCGACGTCGGGCCCGCTGCGGTCGAGGCGCTGGGCGACGTGCTCAAGACCTGCCGCACGCTGGTGTGGAACGGACCGATGGGCGCGTTCGAGATGGCGCCGTTCGATGCGGCCACGGTGGCGCTGGCCCGCACGGCGGCGGCGCTGACCAAGGAAGGCTCGCTGGTTTCGGTGGCCGGGGGCGGGGATACCGTCGCCGCGCTCAACCATGCCGGTGTTGCGGCTGATTTCTCGTATATTTCAACCGCAGGCGGCGCTTTCCTCGAATGGATGGAAGGCAAGGAACTTCCCGGCGTTGCGGCGCTGGAAGCCTGA